Proteins from a single region of Pseudopedobacter saltans DSM 12145:
- a CDS encoding DUF763 domain-containing protein, translated as MKRSGIADLPLHYGHVPKWLAERMAKLGLAITEAIITDFGKDEYLKRMSDPFWFQSLGCVLGMDWHSSGITTSVLGALKSAINPLSKELGIYFCGGKGKFSRNTPHELLVYGEKNGLNSSELIRSSKLVAKVDNTAIQDGHQLYLHSFIVSNTGEWTVVQQGMHDTNSSARRYHWHSKDFQSFTEKPHAGICGTNQGLILDMTAVDSKPAKTAVMNMTTEKPNHLLAEISHLVMPKHHDVKSKDVDLKRLGAMLWLAHEKQPKDFDELLLLEGLGPRTLQSLALVSEVIYGTPTRFQDPARFSFAHGGKDGHPFPVLTKVYDETIDVLTKAITQSKLGNSDKKSAIESLSRMAYKFEKDFTPNNNFEQLLQKERDEAWKYGGKTVFGDAKPPVKNQQLSLFDN; from the coding sequence ATGAAAAGATCAGGAATTGCAGATTTACCTTTACACTACGGCCATGTACCTAAATGGCTGGCGGAACGCATGGCTAAACTTGGCCTGGCGATAACCGAAGCTATTATTACTGATTTTGGTAAGGACGAATATCTGAAACGTATGAGCGACCCGTTTTGGTTTCAGAGTTTGGGATGTGTTTTAGGTATGGATTGGCATTCCTCAGGTATAACAACTTCGGTTTTAGGCGCATTAAAAAGTGCCATAAACCCACTTTCTAAAGAACTTGGGATTTACTTTTGCGGAGGAAAGGGTAAATTTTCGAGAAATACCCCGCATGAACTGTTAGTTTATGGCGAAAAAAACGGGTTAAATTCATCAGAACTTATAAGATCTTCCAAATTGGTAGCCAAAGTTGATAATACAGCCATACAAGACGGACATCAGCTTTACCTGCATTCTTTTATTGTAAGCAATACCGGAGAATGGACTGTTGTTCAACAAGGTATGCATGATACAAATTCCAGTGCAAGACGCTATCACTGGCATTCTAAAGATTTTCAATCCTTTACGGAAAAACCCCATGCAGGCATTTGTGGCACTAATCAGGGATTGATTCTGGATATGACAGCTGTTGACTCTAAGCCTGCAAAAACTGCGGTTATGAATATGACAACTGAAAAACCGAATCATCTTTTGGCTGAAATAAGCCATTTGGTAATGCCTAAACATCATGACGTAAAATCAAAAGATGTTGATTTAAAAAGATTAGGGGCCATGTTGTGGCTCGCGCATGAAAAGCAACCTAAAGATTTTGATGAGCTGCTGCTCCTGGAAGGATTGGGCCCCAGAACCTTACAATCTCTTGCTTTGGTAAGCGAAGTAATTTATGGAACGCCTACCAGATTTCAGGACCCTGCCCGGTTTTCTTTTGCCCATGGCGGAAAAGATGGCCATCCGTTTCCGGTATTAACCAAAGTGTATGATGAAACTATTGATGTTTTAACAAAGGCTATTACACAATCAAAACTGGGAAACTCGGATAAAAAGTCGGCTATAGAATCTTTAAGTCGTATGGCCTATAAATTTGAGAAGGATTTTACGCCGAATAATAATTTCGAACAACTGCTTCAGAAAGAGCGGGATGAAGCCTGGAAATATGGAGGCAAGACTGTTTTTGGAGACGCTAAACCTCCTGTTAAAAATCAACAATTAAGTTTATTCGATAACTAA
- a CDS encoding DUF6965 family protein, whose product MTPEELAEIKAYFANRELPQTLQYNECTFMTDVRKAVNSDIMVLERFGSKSTFSAPWERLLNIKKILEENEG is encoded by the coding sequence ATGACACCAGAAGAATTAGCCGAAATTAAAGCTTATTTTGCGAACAGAGAGCTTCCACAGACTTTACAATATAACGAGTGTACATTTATGACTGATGTGCGAAAAGCTGTCAATTCAGATATTATGGTTCTGGAACGCTTTGGTTCCAAGTCTACCTTCTCTGCTCCCTGGGAACGTTTGCTTAATATTAAGAAAATACTGGAGGAAAACGAAGGTTAG
- the vap15 gene encoding type II toxin-antitoxin system VapB15 family antitoxin: MKTALQIDITFDQILSIVKQLPKQQKIRLTKELEKEVIDSKLSRLLSTFKTEELNLDTVNAEVERVRQEIYDKQKR; encoded by the coding sequence ATGAAAACAGCCCTGCAAATAGATATAACATTTGATCAAATCCTTTCCATAGTAAAACAGTTACCTAAACAACAAAAGATTAGGCTAACAAAAGAATTGGAAAAGGAAGTCATAGACTCTAAACTTTCTCGGTTATTAAGCACTTTCAAAACAGAAGAGCTTAATTTAGATACAGTAAATGCTGAAGTAGAGCGTGTAAGACAAGAGATATATGATAAACAAAAGCGTTAA
- a CDS encoding putative toxin-antitoxin system toxin component, PIN family, which translates to MTDQLLTELKTVTSREKLKKYFPKNSVKELIELLVAIAENIEIKPTHFINRDPKDNFLLDLVDFSKADYLVTGDKDLLAHNPFKTAKILTPTEFENEFV; encoded by the coding sequence ATAACAGATCAATTATTAACCGAACTCAAAACTGTAACATCCAGAGAAAAACTGAAAAAATATTTTCCTAAAAATAGTGTTAAAGAATTAATTGAGCTTTTGGTAGCTATTGCAGAAAATATTGAAATCAAACCAACTCATTTTATTAACCGGGATCCTAAGGATAATTTTTTGTTAGACTTAGTTGATTTTTCAAAAGCCGATTATTTGGTAACGGGAGATAAAGACCTGTTAGCGCATAATCCATTCAAAACGGCAAAAATTCTGACGCCAACCGAATTTGAAAACGAATTTGTATAA
- a CDS encoding ABC transporter permease, with protein MVLFIKLLKESLSFAYDALRQNKTRTFLSLLGITIGIVTIISVFAMVDTFRGKLQESVDKLGSKTIFVQKWPWGGFGEYPWWKYMQRPEANLDEANLLKERLDDVDGISFELNIANKTLKYQSNSIDGANVIAVSHDAYKTWTFDFSEGRYFTETESKSGSALAVIGASIANGLFPNQQAIGKTIKLMGRNVIVIGVLEKEGEDMLGMSFDNHVVLPLNFARNLIDIRSDRYSPQITVRGKENLNIDQLEDELRGTMRSIRKLKPSQEDDFALNKSTILSEQLDQMFIIINIAGWIIGGFSILVGGFGIANIMFVSVKERTNIIGIQKSLGARNYFILMQFLFESIALSLLGGIIGLLFVFSITQISTHLFDFKVVLNAGNIIRGISISVIIGVISGFWPAYTASRLNPVDAIRSK; from the coding sequence ATGGTGCTTTTTATTAAACTGCTAAAAGAAAGCTTAAGTTTTGCTTATGATGCCTTGCGACAAAATAAAACAAGGACATTTTTATCTCTATTGGGGATAACCATAGGCATTGTTACCATTATTTCGGTATTTGCTATGGTTGATACGTTTCGGGGGAAGCTTCAGGAAAGCGTAGATAAATTAGGTTCCAAAACAATATTTGTACAAAAATGGCCATGGGGAGGTTTTGGTGAATATCCCTGGTGGAAATATATGCAAAGGCCCGAAGCCAATCTGGATGAGGCGAATTTATTGAAAGAGAGGCTGGATGATGTAGACGGTATATCTTTCGAGTTGAATATTGCTAATAAAACCCTAAAGTACCAAAGTAATTCTATAGATGGCGCGAATGTTATAGCAGTTTCCCATGATGCCTATAAAACCTGGACTTTTGATTTTAGCGAGGGACGTTATTTTACCGAGACGGAATCAAAATCGGGAAGTGCCCTTGCGGTAATTGGTGCTTCTATTGCCAATGGCTTATTTCCTAATCAGCAAGCCATTGGGAAGACCATCAAATTAATGGGAAGAAATGTAATCGTAATAGGTGTTTTGGAAAAGGAGGGCGAAGATATGCTGGGAATGTCTTTTGATAATCATGTAGTGCTTCCTTTAAATTTTGCCCGTAACCTGATAGATATCAGAAGCGATCGGTATTCGCCCCAAATAACAGTTAGAGGAAAGGAAAATTTAAACATAGACCAGCTGGAAGATGAACTTCGGGGGACAATGAGGTCCATCCGGAAACTTAAACCCAGTCAGGAAGACGATTTCGCACTAAATAAAAGCACTATTCTTTCAGAGCAATTAGACCAGATGTTCATTATTATCAATATAGCTGGCTGGATAATAGGAGGGTTTTCCATATTAGTTGGCGGTTTTGGTATAGCCAACATCATGTTTGTTTCTGTTAAGGAACGAACCAATATTATTGGTATCCAGAAATCCCTGGGCGCAAGGAACTATTTTATTCTGATGCAGTTTTTATTCGAATCCATCGCCCTCTCTTTATTAGGAGGTATAATTGGACTTCTGTTTGTTTTTAGCATTACCCAAATAAGTACCCATCTTTTCGACTTCAAAGTTGTATTAAATGCCGGTAATATTATAAGAGGAATAAGTATATCTGTAATAATAGGTGTTATCTCTGGTTTCTGGCCTGCTTACACGGCTTCCAGATTAAATCCGGTAGATGCAATCAGGTCGAAATAG
- the queA gene encoding tRNA preQ1(34) S-adenosylmethionine ribosyltransferase-isomerase QueA: MKLSQFKFHLPDSLIAHYPAETRDESRLMVLHKDTGEIEHKLFKDVLGYFDDKDVMILNNTKVFPARLYGNKEKTGATIEVFLLRELNKELRLWDVLVDPARKIRVGNKLYFGDDDLLVAEVVDNTTSRGRTIRFLFDGTDEEFRQNIEILGETPLPKYIKRKPTAEDKERYQTIFAKNEGAVAAPTAGLHFSRELMKRLELKGVEFAEVTLHVGLGTFRQVEVEDLTKHKMDSEQFIIAEKDANIVNKAIEEKRRICAVGTTVMRAVESAVSASRTLKPMNDWTSKFIFPPYDFSIANSMITNFHTPESTLLMMVSAFGGYEHVMHAYEVAVKEKYRFYSYGDAMLII, from the coding sequence ATGAAACTATCGCAGTTTAAATTCCATTTACCAGATTCTTTAATAGCACATTACCCTGCTGAAACACGTGACGAATCTCGTTTAATGGTTTTGCATAAAGATACTGGAGAAATCGAGCATAAACTATTCAAAGATGTTCTTGGTTATTTTGATGACAAGGACGTGATGATTTTAAATAATACTAAGGTATTCCCTGCTCGTTTATACGGAAATAAGGAAAAAACTGGTGCTACAATTGAAGTTTTCTTATTAAGAGAATTAAATAAGGAATTGAGATTGTGGGATGTTTTAGTAGACCCTGCCAGAAAAATCAGAGTCGGAAATAAACTATATTTCGGCGATGACGATTTATTAGTTGCCGAAGTTGTTGACAATACTACTTCCAGAGGTAGAACCATCAGATTCTTATTTGATGGAACTGATGAAGAATTCCGCCAGAACATCGAAATCTTAGGTGAAACTCCACTTCCTAAATACATCAAACGTAAGCCAACGGCAGAAGACAAAGAGCGCTACCAAACTATCTTCGCTAAAAACGAAGGTGCCGTTGCTGCTCCTACTGCAGGTTTACACTTTAGTAGAGAACTGATGAAAAGACTGGAGCTAAAAGGTGTTGAGTTTGCTGAAGTTACGCTACATGTTGGTTTGGGTACTTTCAGACAAGTGGAAGTTGAAGACTTGACTAAACACAAAATGGACTCTGAGCAATTCATCATTGCTGAAAAAGATGCCAATATTGTGAACAAAGCTATTGAAGAGAAAAGGAGAATCTGTGCTGTTGGAACTACAGTAATGAGAGCTGTAGAGTCTGCAGTTTCTGCAAGCCGTACTTTGAAACCGATGAACGACTGGACTTCCAAGTTTATCTTCCCTCCTTACGATTTCAGTATCGCGAACAGCATGATCACTAATTTCCATACTCCTGAATCAACTTTATTGATGATGGTTTCGGCTTTTGGAGGATACGAACATGTAATGCATGCTTACGAAGTAGCAGTAAAAGAAAAATACAGATTTTATAGCTACGGAGATGCTATGTTGATTATATAA
- a CDS encoding 2-C-methyl-D-erythritol 4-phosphate cytidylyltransferase, with protein MPNQYFAIIVAGGSGKRMHSSIPKQFLLLNGKPILMHTIEKFHKSSYHPEIVLVLSESDIELWHELTKKHQFSIPHKIVPGGAERFFSVKNGLAILDDLASQEESAIVAIHDAVRPLVSISTIDRSYETAKKHGNAVTAVASRDSVRLQNQNGNQSVSRENVYLIQTPQTFNYKQLKQAYLNKYNTNFTDDASVVEASGYSIFIEEGDQFNIKITFPEDIIFAESFLKLNEK; from the coding sequence ATGCCCAACCAATACTTTGCTATAATAGTTGCCGGAGGATCAGGAAAAAGAATGCACAGTTCTATTCCGAAGCAGTTTCTATTGCTTAACGGAAAGCCCATCCTTATGCACACTATAGAGAAATTCCATAAGTCATCCTATCATCCTGAAATCGTGTTGGTATTGTCGGAATCTGATATTGAATTATGGCATGAACTGACTAAAAAACATCAGTTTTCTATTCCTCATAAAATTGTCCCGGGTGGGGCTGAACGTTTTTTTTCTGTTAAAAATGGCTTAGCGATACTGGATGATTTGGCAAGCCAGGAAGAAAGTGCTATTGTTGCTATACATGATGCCGTTCGCCCACTGGTATCAATAAGTACAATAGACAGAAGTTATGAAACTGCAAAAAAACATGGAAATGCGGTAACCGCTGTAGCTTCAAGAGATTCTGTAAGATTGCAAAATCAAAACGGAAATCAATCTGTTTCCAGAGAAAATGTTTACTTAATACAAACGCCACAAACATTTAATTATAAACAACTTAAACAGGCTTATCTAAACAAATACAATACCAACTTTACAGATGATGCCTCTGTTGTAGAAGCCAGTGGTTATTCCATTTTTATTGAAGAAGGTGATCAGTTTAATATAAAAATAACTTTTCCTGAAGACATTATATTTGCCGAATCTTTTCTTAAACTTAATGAAAAATAA
- a CDS encoding lmo0937 family membrane protein, translating into MGNLLYLIAIILVIIWIFGAFVTPFGGGLIHILLVIAIIAVLLRVIRGA; encoded by the coding sequence ATGGGAAACTTACTTTATTTAATCGCAATTATTCTAGTGATAATTTGGATTTTCGGAGCATTTGTAACACCTTTTGGTGGAGGATTGATTCACATTTTACTGGTTATTGCTATAATAGCCGTATTATTGAGGGTAATCCGAGGAGCATAA
- the fabV gene encoding enoyl-ACP reductase FabV produces MIITPRVRGFICLTSHPEGCDRNVLNQINYIKGLGPNNGPKRVLVIGASTGFGLASRITSAFGSGASTIGVFFEKPSAEGKPASPGWYNSAAFEKYALEAGLYAKSINGDAFSNEIKQQTIDLIKKDLGQIDLVIYSLASPRRTHPVTGVTYNSVLKPIGTTFSNKTVDFHSGNVSTVTINPANEEEIENTIAVMGGEDWKMWIDAMKEAGVLADGAKTVAYSYIGPKLTEAVYRKGTIGRAKDDLEATAFTIADSLKDIHGEAYVSVNKALVTQASSAIPVIPLYMSLLFKVMKAKGIHEGCIEQIGRLFKDRLYSDGQVPVDEKGRIRIDDWEMREDVQAEVAKLWDEATTENLAEIGDLEGYRVDFFNLFGFELPGIDYDKDVNEIVEIPNLQ; encoded by the coding sequence ATGATTATTACACCAAGAGTAAGAGGTTTTATTTGCCTCACTTCACACCCGGAAGGTTGTGATCGTAACGTTCTTAATCAGATTAATTATATAAAAGGTCTTGGACCAAATAACGGGCCTAAGAGAGTTCTGGTTATCGGGGCTTCTACAGGTTTCGGTCTGGCATCCAGAATAACGAGCGCATTCGGTTCTGGTGCATCTACAATCGGCGTGTTTTTTGAAAAGCCTTCTGCCGAAGGTAAACCTGCATCACCAGGTTGGTATAATTCTGCTGCTTTCGAGAAATATGCTCTGGAAGCAGGATTATATGCTAAAAGTATCAATGGAGATGCTTTCTCGAATGAGATAAAACAACAAACAATAGATTTAATCAAAAAAGATTTAGGTCAGATTGATTTGGTTATTTATAGCTTGGCGTCACCAAGAAGAACTCATCCGGTTACAGGTGTTACCTATAACTCTGTGTTAAAGCCTATTGGAACTACTTTTAGCAATAAAACAGTAGATTTTCATAGCGGAAATGTATCTACAGTAACAATTAATCCTGCAAATGAAGAAGAGATTGAGAATACAATCGCAGTTATGGGAGGAGAGGATTGGAAAATGTGGATTGATGCTATGAAAGAGGCTGGTGTCTTAGCTGATGGTGCCAAGACAGTCGCATATTCTTATATCGGTCCCAAATTAACAGAAGCCGTTTACAGAAAAGGTACAATTGGCCGTGCAAAAGATGATTTGGAAGCGACAGCGTTTACAATTGCCGATAGTCTAAAAGATATCCACGGTGAAGCTTATGTTTCTGTAAATAAAGCATTGGTTACACAGGCAAGTTCTGCAATTCCTGTAATTCCTTTATATATGTCTCTACTGTTTAAAGTGATGAAGGCAAAAGGAATCCATGAAGGATGTATAGAACAAATTGGCAGACTGTTTAAAGATAGGCTTTATAGTGATGGTCAGGTTCCTGTTGACGAAAAAGGCAGAATCAGAATAGATGATTGGGAAATGAGAGAAGATGTACAGGCTGAGGTTGCTAAGCTTTGGGACGAAGCAACTACAGAAAATCTTGCCGAGATAGGAGATTTGGAAGGCTATAGAGTAGATTTCTTTAATCTTTTCGGATTTGAACTTCCTGGAATAGATTATGATAAAGATGTAAATGAGATTGTAGAAATACCTAATTTACAATAA
- a CDS encoding ribonuclease Z yields MKFEVTILGNSSATPIFSRNPTSQILNINESLLMIDCGEGTQQQMLLYEIKYNRISDIFISHLHGDHFFGLIGLISSMNLNGRRKPLNLFGPQGLLDIIQIQLKYSDTRLIFDLNFTALDPNNTGLVYETRDFTVETIPLNHRIPCTGFIVREKQRQRKILKEKVEKLNIPPEYYPLIKRGIDYTDSSGYVYKAFDLTTEADVPKAYAYCSDTLLDERYINKLTKVDTLYHEATFLHDMIDRAKETHHSTALEAATVAKKIGAKKLLIGHFSARYKDLGALLQEARSVFSNTQIANQGQVFEI; encoded by the coding sequence ATGAAGTTTGAGGTTACCATTTTGGGCAACAGCTCTGCTACGCCTATTTTCAGTAGAAACCCAACTTCACAAATCTTAAATATCAATGAGTCTCTACTCATGATTGATTGTGGGGAAGGAACCCAGCAGCAGATGTTGTTGTATGAAATCAAGTATAACCGGATAAGTGATATTTTTATTAGTCATTTACATGGGGATCATTTCTTCGGTTTAATCGGTTTAATATCTTCTATGAATCTGAATGGAAGAAGGAAACCCTTGAATCTGTTTGGCCCTCAGGGATTATTGGATATTATACAGATACAGCTTAAATATTCTGATACAAGACTGATATTCGACTTAAACTTTACAGCTTTAGATCCCAATAATACTGGATTAGTTTACGAAACAAGAGATTTTACTGTGGAGACTATTCCCTTAAATCATAGAATACCGTGTACGGGATTTATTGTTAGGGAGAAACAACGCCAAAGAAAAATATTAAAAGAGAAGGTAGAAAAGCTAAATATTCCACCCGAATATTATCCTTTGATAAAAAGAGGTATAGATTATACGGACAGTTCAGGGTATGTTTATAAAGCTTTCGACCTAACTACAGAAGCGGATGTCCCGAAAGCCTATGCTTATTGTTCTGATACCCTTCTTGATGAGCGCTATATCAATAAACTAACTAAGGTGGACACTTTATATCACGAAGCTACATTTCTTCATGATATGATAGATAGAGCTAAGGAAACCCATCATTCAACCGCCCTGGAAGCGGCGACGGTAGCGAAGAAAATTGGTGCGAAAAAACTTTTAATAGGGCATTTTTCTGCGAGATATAAAGATCTGGGAGCATTGTTGCAGGAAGCCAGAAGCGTATTTAGTAATACCCAAATAGCGAATCAGGGACAGGTATTTGAGATTTAA
- a CDS encoding STAS domain-containing protein gives MKFSVDKHEKYVLIKLEEPKLNTLVSPQLKSELILTNTEGQRNIILDLSAVKYVDSSGLSSILVGHRLCKNSDGVFILTGLSDAVSRLLSISQLDTIITAVPKVEEAIDIIFMEEIEKELNREQS, from the coding sequence ATGAAATTTTCTGTCGATAAACACGAAAAGTATGTTCTGATAAAACTGGAAGAACCCAAGTTGAATACTTTGGTATCTCCTCAGCTAAAATCGGAGTTGATTCTAACAAATACAGAAGGTCAAAGAAATATAATCTTGGATTTATCTGCTGTAAAATATGTAGATTCATCTGGTTTAAGCAGTATCCTGGTTGGACACAGATTGTGTAAAAACTCTGATGGGGTATTTATACTAACAGGTTTAAGCGATGCGGTGTCCAGGCTCTTATCAATTTCTCAATTAGATACCATCATAACCGCGGTGCCTAAGGTAGAAGAAGCCATAGATATAATTTTTATGGAAGAAATAGAGAAAGAGCTTAATCGCGAGCAATCTTAA
- a CDS encoding phosphoribosylaminoimidazolesuccinocarboxamide synthase yields the protein MKAIKETNFNFPGQTSFYKGKVRDVYTIDNKYLVMVVTDRISAFDVVLPEPIPFKGQVLNQIAAKFLNATKDIVPNWVVTVPDANVTIGRICEPFKVEMVIRGYLAGHVAREYAAGKRELCGVALPEGLKENDKLPEPIITPTTKAAVGHDEDISREEILKRGIVTEADYIQLENYTRKLYQRGTEIAASQGLILVDTKYEFGKTEGTIYLIDEIHTPDSSRYFYKEGYEELQAKGEPQKQLSKEFVRRWLIENGFQGKEGQQVPEMNAERVEAISERYIELYEKITGEKFIKAGTDNVYKRVEENIIFALNKL from the coding sequence ATGAAAGCAATAAAAGAAACAAACTTCAATTTTCCGGGACAGACCAGTTTTTATAAAGGAAAAGTTAGAGACGTTTATACCATTGATAATAAATATCTGGTAATGGTAGTTACAGATCGTATTTCCGCTTTCGATGTAGTTTTGCCCGAACCCATTCCGTTTAAGGGACAAGTTTTAAATCAAATAGCGGCTAAATTTCTTAACGCAACAAAGGATATAGTTCCCAACTGGGTCGTTACTGTGCCGGACGCAAACGTTACAATAGGAAGAATATGCGAACCGTTTAAAGTAGAGATGGTAATTAGGGGATATCTGGCAGGGCATGTTGCAAGAGAATATGCCGCAGGTAAGCGCGAATTATGTGGGGTAGCTTTACCCGAAGGACTTAAAGAAAATGATAAGCTTCCTGAACCCATTATAACCCCAACAACTAAAGCAGCTGTCGGACATGATGAAGATATTTCAAGAGAAGAAATCCTAAAAAGAGGTATTGTAACCGAAGCGGATTATATTCAATTAGAGAATTATACCAGAAAGCTTTATCAAAGAGGTACCGAGATTGCAGCTTCACAAGGGCTTATTCTGGTAGATACAAAATATGAATTTGGAAAAACAGAAGGAACTATATACCTGATTGACGAGATACATACACCAGATTCTTCACGTTATTTTTATAAAGAAGGATACGAGGAGCTACAGGCAAAAGGCGAACCTCAAAAACAGCTTTCCAAAGAATTTGTAAGAAGGTGGCTTATCGAAAATGGCTTTCAGGGAAAAGAAGGACAACAGGTTCCTGAAATGAATGCCGAAAGAGTAGAAGCAATCTCCGAAAGATATATAGAGCTATACGAGAAAATTACTGGCGAAAAATTTATAAAAGCTGGCACAGATAATGTTTATAAAAGAGTAGAAGAAAACATTATTTTTGCATTAAATAAACTGTAG
- a CDS encoding PhoH family protein — translation MNELKITLETVNPLILWGPNNEYFELIKRSFPKLKIVSRGDELKALGDEKELKRFNQKITAIINHLDKYQNLSTGDIENILGEDAVITKEEATQSGRGGSSEVIVYGQNGLLIKARTANQRRMVSSIVENDIMFAIGPAGTGKTYTAVALAVRALKNKEVKRIILTRPAVEAGENLGFLPGDLKEKVDPYLRPLYDALDDMLPAERLKTYIENRTIEIAPLAFMRGRTLDNCFVILDEAQNATDMQLKMFLTRMGPSAKFIVTGDVTQIDLPKKQQSGLFNGLRILEGIKGISIIYLSGEDVVRHKLVKRILEAYGDIQ, via the coding sequence TTGAACGAACTTAAAATTACCTTAGAAACAGTAAACCCATTGATATTATGGGGCCCAAATAATGAATACTTTGAACTGATAAAGCGTTCATTTCCAAAACTAAAAATTGTCTCAAGAGGCGACGAACTTAAAGCCCTGGGAGACGAAAAAGAGCTTAAGAGATTTAACCAAAAAATTACAGCAATAATCAATCATTTAGATAAGTACCAGAATTTATCGACGGGGGATATTGAAAATATACTCGGAGAAGATGCTGTAATTACAAAAGAAGAGGCTACACAGAGCGGAAGAGGAGGATCGTCGGAAGTTATTGTTTATGGCCAGAATGGACTTTTGATAAAAGCAAGAACAGCTAACCAAAGAAGAATGGTGAGCAGTATTGTTGAAAACGATATCATGTTTGCGATAGGTCCTGCTGGTACCGGTAAAACCTATACTGCGGTTGCTTTAGCTGTACGGGCTTTAAAAAACAAAGAAGTAAAACGAATAATTTTAACCAGACCAGCTGTTGAAGCTGGAGAAAACCTTGGTTTTTTACCTGGAGATCTGAAAGAAAAGGTTGACCCATATTTAAGGCCGCTTTATGATGCTTTGGATGATATGCTTCCGGCAGAGCGTTTGAAAACGTACATAGAGAACAGGACGATCGAAATAGCTCCGTTGGCATTCATGAGAGGGCGAACTTTAGATAATTGTTTCGTTATCCTGGATGAAGCGCAGAATGCTACAGACATGCAATTGAAAATGTTTCTAACGCGTATGGGACCATCGGCCAAATTTATTGTAACCGGTGATGTTACCCAGATAGATCTGCCGAAAAAGCAACAGTCTGGATTATTCAATGGACTTAGAATATTGGAAGGTATTAAAGGAATCAGCATTATATATCTAAGTGGAGAAGATGTTGTGCGACATAAATTGGTTAAACGGATACTTGAAGCCTACGGAGATATACAGTAA
- a CDS encoding SAM hydrolase/SAM-dependent halogenase family protein, with protein sequence MAIITLTTDLGYKDFYQAALKGSILSTLPNVNIIDITHEIQAFNISRAAFILKNCFSYFPKNTVHLIGIDTVYSEDNKYIAVKYRDHFFVGSDNGIFSLIFDEEPQEIVEINIMQDLKFLHFPLADIFVKAACHLAAGGSLKEIGIPTDGVEERMSLQPIIESDQIKGSVIFVDSFQNVVTNVTKDLFTKVQQGRKFTLSFRRNETINQLSWHYNEVPEGEKLCLFGISDHLEIAINKGNASGLLGLNMGDIVRIDFH encoded by the coding sequence ATGGCAATTATCACTTTAACCACAGATTTAGGGTATAAAGATTTTTACCAAGCGGCGCTCAAAGGCAGTATCTTAAGTACATTGCCTAATGTGAATATTATTGATATTACACACGAAATCCAGGCATTCAATATTTCAAGAGCAGCATTTATTTTAAAAAATTGTTTTTCATATTTCCCTAAAAACACGGTTCATTTAATCGGGATTGATACGGTTTACAGTGAAGACAACAAATATATTGCCGTAAAATATCGCGATCACTTCTTTGTGGGCTCCGATAACGGGATTTTTTCATTGATTTTTGACGAGGAACCTCAAGAAATTGTGGAAATAAATATCATGCAGGATTTAAAGTTTCTGCATTTTCCATTAGCGGATATCTTTGTAAAAGCTGCTTGTCATTTGGCGGCCGGTGGTTCACTGAAAGAAATAGGTATCCCTACAGATGGCGTGGAAGAAAGAATGAGCCTGCAGCCGATTATCGAATCTGACCAGATTAAGGGCAGTGTTATTTTTGTTGATTCTTTTCAGAACGTCGTTACTAACGTAACCAAAGATTTATTTACTAAAGTACAGCAAGGTAGAAAATTCACCCTTTCTTTTAGAAGGAATGAGACAATCAACCAGCTAAGCTGGCATTATAATGAAGTTCCTGAAGGCGAAAAGCTTTGTTTGTTTGGTATTTCCGATCATCTGGAAATAGCAATTAATAAAGGAAATGCCAGCGGTTTACTGGGGCTAAATATGGGAGATATTGTGAGAATAGATTTTCACTAA